TATTCCCTTGGATAGGGGGGTCGCTTGAATATGCAAAGCCCCTAATGTACGCAATAGTTTTTGATCAATTTCAGCCAATAAGACACCTCTATTGTATCGAAATATTGGGCTAATAGCATATAGCATCAAGAGTTTGAAAAGCCTCCCGTTATCTGTATAATTTCGGTTGATTGCAAAACGACCTATATGCCACAAGTGCTTGTGATCATGGCGTAATTGCTCCAGATCTATGAGATGATCTCCAAAAAGTTTTACCAATGGTATGGTGTGCGGATTTTTATCCCAACAAGCTATACGAATGGCACCAATGATATCTCCTTGAGTATTTTTAGCTACGATAATGGAGGAATACTCATAGAATGCCTGTTCTTCTTGTAGTACATGATGATACTCTTCACTACTCTCACAAGATGAAAGCATTTTTCCTTCGTGGTGCATAAAGTTTTCTTCAACCACAAACTTCGCTAAAGATGCAATTCCTTTTTTATCGATTTGCCATAGCGAGATGTCGCCTTGATGCGTTATAAATCTATCCATATATTGATTATATATTATTTTGATGCAAAGCTCGTGATGAAGCATTTGGGACGCAATACCCGAACGGGTGATTTTAGTTCAATAAGGTTCAACTATCATGTTTTTCACCCTTTCGGGTAATAAATCCTTATATATTGGTATATTTGTATCACAGAGCAATAAAAGCTGGTATATGAAAGAAAATGACAGTATTCAGTTCCAATTACCGAGTGATGTCCGACCACAAATAGAGGAGTCGGAGTATCATACCCTGCAACC
This is a stretch of genomic DNA from Porphyromonas cangingivalis. It encodes these proteins:
- a CDS encoding N-acyl amino acid synthase FeeM domain-containing protein, with the translated sequence MDRFITHQGDISLWQIDKKGIASLAKFVVEENFMHHEGKMLSSCESSEEYHHVLQEEQAFYEYSSIIVAKNTQGDIIGAIRIACWDKNPHTIPLVKLFGDHLIDLEQLRHDHKHLWHIGRFAINRNYTDNGRLFKLLMLYAISPIFRYNRGVLLAEIDQKLLRTLGALHIQATPLSKGISYLGSTTIPITIYKEGLDEFMLKYAYLAFDIQFRETQRELPEWVKIKPRTQNYPNGYCQDNQGYRTFANVKPINKRC